A window of the Catenulispora sp. GP43 genome harbors these coding sequences:
- a CDS encoding acyl-CoA dehydrogenase family protein → MDFRPTQDQLALAGAVRDVLGKHSAPGTPGQKAPEAGIGGVDVALWRDLAELGIFGVRVPEAGGGLGLGHAESVHVFEELGRCLATGPFTATALAAPLLPEYAGGRHRVGFGDLTGGEPQILEHLDALDALLVVETVEGEAPGAVGHTQVLRVEPIELRADAVPHPVDPCVPLHRLRQKPLRGEIVGDAGTADALLREGALLTAAYQVGIAAVLTERAVAYAKQRTQFGRAIGSFQAVKHLCADMFARAELARAAVHSAAVLLDDEAAGHDGADLPAAAAAVSAAKLLADEAAVTNARSAIQVHGGMGCTWEMGLHFHLKRAWALSMAYGRAAEHTDLISESL, encoded by the coding sequence ATGGACTTCCGGCCGACACAGGACCAGCTGGCGCTGGCCGGCGCGGTGCGCGACGTACTGGGCAAGCACTCGGCGCCGGGGACGCCGGGGCAGAAGGCGCCCGAGGCCGGCATCGGCGGTGTGGACGTGGCGCTGTGGCGCGACCTGGCCGAGCTCGGGATCTTCGGGGTGCGGGTGCCGGAGGCCGGCGGCGGCCTCGGCCTCGGGCATGCCGAATCAGTGCACGTCTTCGAGGAGCTGGGACGCTGCCTGGCCACCGGCCCCTTCACCGCCACCGCGCTGGCCGCGCCGCTGCTCCCGGAGTACGCGGGCGGCCGGCACCGGGTCGGGTTCGGCGACCTGACCGGCGGCGAGCCGCAGATCCTGGAGCACCTCGACGCGCTGGACGCGCTGCTGGTCGTCGAGACCGTCGAGGGCGAGGCCCCGGGTGCCGTCGGGCACACCCAGGTGCTGCGCGTCGAACCGATCGAGCTGCGCGCCGATGCCGTTCCACACCCTGTGGATCCCTGCGTCCCGCTGCACCGGCTGCGCCAGAAGCCGCTGCGCGGCGAGATCGTCGGCGACGCCGGCACCGCCGACGCGCTGCTGCGCGAAGGCGCCCTGCTGACCGCCGCCTACCAGGTGGGCATCGCCGCGGTGCTGACCGAGCGCGCGGTCGCCTACGCCAAGCAGCGCACGCAGTTCGGCCGGGCCATCGGCTCCTTCCAGGCGGTCAAGCACCTGTGCGCGGACATGTTCGCGCGCGCCGAGCTGGCCCGCGCCGCCGTGCATTCGGCCGCGGTGCTGCTCGACGACGAGGCGGCCGGCCACGACGGCGCCGACCTGCCCGCCGCCGCGGCCGCGGTGTCGGCGGCCAAACTGCTCGCCGACGAGGCCGCGGTGACGAATGCGAGGTCTGCGATCCAGGTGCACGGCGGCATGGGCTGCACGTGGGAGATGGGCCTGCACTTCCATCTCAAGCGGGCCTGGGCCCTGTCGATGGCCTACGGCCGCGCCGCGGAACACACGGACCTGATTTCCGAGTCCCTGTAA
- a CDS encoding acyl-CoA dehydrogenase family protein, whose translation MQLRDTPDQQRFREELRAWLRATLPTLDPQPSQDDWPARRAHDSHWQALLHQAGYAGLNWPAEYGGRGATPTEHLIFLEESELAGAPYVGVNFVGLLHAGPTLIAEASPEQRERHIPAILRGEEIWCQGFSEPDAGSDLAALRTRAVREGAGGEHYVVNGRKTWTSHAEVADYCELLVRTGPPDGPKHQGITWLIMPMDTPGVALRPLMTAGGSTEFSEMILEDVRIPVANRVGQEGDGWRIAMVTFAFERGTGFVSEVVWARRRLVEIAALAREKAAWEDSQTRRRIARLAAEFDALWALVKRNVSEAEHSADGVPGPGSSVFKLRFSEARQHLDDLHAEVRGRDALAFDDELCTYDGEPGYERLRSLAYTIAAGTSQVQRNIIGERILGLPKEPSAAKGGAR comes from the coding sequence GTGCAGCTGCGTGACACCCCGGACCAACAGCGGTTCCGTGAAGAGCTGCGCGCCTGGCTCCGCGCGACCCTGCCGACCCTGGACCCGCAGCCCTCGCAGGACGACTGGCCGGCCCGCCGCGCCCACGACTCGCACTGGCAGGCGCTGCTGCACCAGGCCGGCTACGCCGGGCTGAACTGGCCGGCCGAGTACGGCGGCCGTGGCGCGACCCCGACCGAGCACCTCATCTTCCTGGAGGAGTCGGAGCTGGCCGGCGCGCCCTATGTGGGCGTGAACTTCGTCGGCCTGCTGCACGCCGGCCCCACGCTCATCGCCGAGGCCAGTCCGGAGCAGCGCGAACGCCACATCCCGGCGATCCTGCGGGGCGAGGAGATCTGGTGCCAGGGCTTCTCCGAGCCGGACGCCGGTTCGGACCTGGCGGCGCTGCGGACGCGGGCGGTGCGCGAAGGAGCCGGCGGTGAGCACTATGTCGTCAACGGCCGCAAGACCTGGACCTCGCACGCCGAGGTCGCGGACTACTGCGAGCTGCTGGTGCGCACCGGGCCCCCGGACGGCCCCAAGCACCAGGGCATCACCTGGCTGATCATGCCGATGGACACCCCCGGCGTCGCGCTGCGCCCGCTGATGACCGCCGGCGGCTCGACCGAGTTCTCCGAGATGATCCTGGAGGACGTCCGCATCCCGGTGGCGAACCGGGTCGGCCAGGAGGGCGACGGCTGGCGGATCGCCATGGTCACCTTCGCCTTCGAGCGCGGGACCGGGTTCGTCTCCGAGGTGGTGTGGGCCCGGCGGCGGCTGGTGGAGATCGCGGCCCTGGCCCGGGAGAAGGCGGCTTGGGAGGACTCGCAGACCCGCCGCCGGATCGCCAGGCTCGCGGCCGAGTTCGACGCATTGTGGGCCCTGGTGAAACGGAACGTGTCAGAGGCCGAACACTCCGCCGACGGCGTCCCCGGCCCCGGTTCCTCAGTTTTCAAGTTGAGGTTCTCCGAAGCCCGGCAGCACCTGGACGACCTGCACGCCGAGGTCCGCGGCCGGGACGCGCTGGCCTTCGACGACGAGCTGTGCACCTACGACGGCGAGCCGGGCTATGAGCGCCTGCGGTCCCTGGCGTACACGATCGCCGCGGGCACCTCGCAGGTCCAGCGCAACATCATCGGCGAGCGGATCCTGGGCCTGCCCAAGGAGCCCTCGGCCGCCAAGGGGGGTGCGCGGTAA
- a CDS encoding cysteine hydrolase family protein: MPVDLNAMLEPSRCAVVTSEVQNGVLGPSALFPDLAAAARPHVPAMVRVVDAARAAGVPVIHATVYRRPDARGANTNARLFAAALKSARRADVEDLLPGSRAAAVIDEIGLLDTDIELPRYHGLGPMYDSGLAAVLRNVGARTVVPVGLSVNVAITNLVMDAVNAGFDVVLPRDAVAGVPAAYAEAMIENTLAVLAVLTTSTDLATAWGR, encoded by the coding sequence ATGCCGGTCGATCTGAACGCGATGCTGGAGCCGTCCCGCTGCGCCGTGGTCACCTCCGAGGTGCAGAACGGCGTCCTGGGCCCGTCGGCCCTGTTCCCCGACCTCGCCGCCGCGGCGCGGCCGCACGTCCCGGCCATGGTGCGGGTGGTGGACGCCGCGCGTGCGGCCGGCGTCCCGGTCATCCACGCCACGGTCTACCGCCGCCCCGACGCCCGCGGCGCGAACACCAACGCCCGGCTGTTCGCCGCGGCCCTGAAGTCGGCCCGCCGCGCCGACGTGGAGGACCTCCTGCCCGGCTCGCGGGCGGCGGCCGTGATCGACGAGATCGGCCTGCTGGACACCGACATCGAGCTGCCGCGCTACCACGGTCTCGGGCCGATGTACGACTCCGGCCTGGCCGCGGTGCTGCGCAACGTCGGCGCGCGGACCGTGGTCCCGGTGGGCCTGTCGGTCAACGTGGCCATCACCAACCTGGTGATGGACGCGGTCAACGCCGGCTTCGACGTGGTGCTGCCGCGCGACGCGGTGGCCGGGGTGCCGGCGGCGTACGCGGAGGCGATGATCGAGAACACCCTCGCGGTGCTGGCCGTGCTGACGACCAGCACCGATCTGGCGACTGCCTGGGGAAGGTGA
- a CDS encoding LLM class flavin-dependent oxidoreductase, with amino-acid sequence MEFGLFNSLYVPQDHPEITEATRLRDEIELVKAADRAGFKYTWATEHHFLDEYSHLSANEAFLGYLAAATERIHLGSGIFNITPPVSHPARVAEKVAVLDHLSGGRFEFGVGRGSSTTETKGFGIEDSDVTREMVDETLPQIVRMWKETDYSFEGRFFSMPRRNVLPKPLTDPHPPLWVAAGSPGTFKKAAEMGIGVLCFAQASMDDLGKLIAIYKEEIERCENPVGGYINNNVMVTSQLVCLEDGQRAREVAATMGSGYHQTLLWKYLDTFPRPQWVNDLGGRIPEMDRATIDAVIEAKAMCIGTPEEVAGAVEAVRAIGADQLVFGMLSTAMPIDVAIESVETFGREVLPRFDTDPVHSTTRQRQAQLGG; translated from the coding sequence GTGGAGTTCGGCCTCTTCAACAGCCTCTACGTACCACAGGACCACCCCGAGATAACGGAGGCCACGCGGCTCCGCGACGAGATCGAGCTGGTCAAGGCCGCCGACCGCGCGGGCTTCAAGTACACCTGGGCCACCGAGCACCATTTCCTCGACGAGTACTCGCACCTGTCCGCGAACGAGGCCTTCCTGGGCTACCTCGCCGCCGCCACCGAGCGCATCCACCTGGGCTCCGGCATCTTCAACATCACCCCGCCGGTCAGCCACCCGGCCCGGGTCGCCGAGAAGGTCGCGGTGCTCGACCACCTGTCCGGCGGCCGGTTCGAGTTCGGCGTCGGCCGCGGCTCCTCGACCACCGAGACCAAGGGCTTCGGCATCGAGGACTCCGACGTGACCCGCGAGATGGTCGACGAGACGCTGCCGCAGATCGTGCGCATGTGGAAGGAGACGGACTACAGCTTCGAAGGCCGCTTCTTCTCGATGCCGCGGCGCAACGTCCTGCCCAAGCCGCTGACCGACCCGCACCCGCCGCTGTGGGTCGCGGCCGGGTCGCCGGGCACCTTCAAGAAGGCGGCCGAGATGGGCATCGGCGTGCTCTGTTTCGCCCAGGCCTCGATGGACGACCTGGGCAAGCTGATCGCCATCTACAAGGAGGAGATCGAGCGCTGCGAGAACCCGGTCGGCGGCTACATCAACAACAACGTCATGGTCACCTCGCAGCTGGTGTGCCTGGAGGACGGCCAGCGGGCCCGCGAGGTGGCCGCCACCATGGGCTCGGGCTACCACCAGACGCTGCTGTGGAAGTACCTGGACACCTTCCCGCGCCCGCAGTGGGTCAACGACCTCGGCGGCCGCATCCCGGAGATGGACCGCGCGACCATCGACGCGGTAATCGAGGCCAAGGCGATGTGCATCGGCACGCCGGAGGAGGTGGCCGGCGCGGTCGAGGCGGTGCGGGCGATCGGGGCGGACCAGCTGGTGTTCGGGATGCTGTCCACGGCGATGCCGATCGACGTGGCGATCGAGTCGGTGGAGACGTTCGGACGCGAGGTGCTGCCCCGGTTCGACACCGATCCGGTGCACTCCACGACGCGGCAGCGGCAGGCGCAGCTCGGAGGCTGA
- a CDS encoding class I adenylate-forming enzyme family protein has product MLDAGSLWELIERRAEADPDRELLVDSGGSRMTNGAFRDAALRTAAGLHGLGVRAGTVVSWQLPTWNVGYVLMAALSRLGAVQNPIIPIYRDREVGFIVRQIAPELVITPSEFGGFDFAAMISRLTQGTATRQITADRTLPEGDPAVLPPYQAPAERELRWYFYSSGTTADPKGARHTDAAILAAARGMHTCLALTGEDINGMAFPLTHVAGPIWLASSLMAGLSNVLLDRFDPAAAVELFGREKVTLGGSGTPFHLAYLKAQREFAKTRPGQRAFPTFRLCNGGGAPRPATLHAQIRDEVGGLGVIAGWGLTEAPILTMSTVHDPQSALDDSEGRPMPGVELRVVTLDGKPAGPGDEGELRAKAPQLMLGYVDEALNADAFDADGYFRTGDLGTVDAEGFVRITGRLKDIIIRKGENISAKEIEDLLFTHPRVAEAAVIGLPDAERGERVCAVVVGLEETGDAGEAQPLEFAEMVAFLKQAGLTTHKLPEQLEIVDGLPRNPTGKVIKRDLVARFRD; this is encoded by the coding sequence ATGCTGGACGCGGGAAGCCTGTGGGAGCTGATCGAGCGGCGCGCCGAGGCTGATCCGGACCGCGAGCTGCTGGTGGACTCCGGCGGGTCGCGGATGACCAACGGCGCCTTCCGGGACGCCGCGCTGCGGACCGCGGCCGGGCTGCACGGCCTCGGGGTGCGCGCCGGGACCGTGGTGTCCTGGCAGCTGCCCACCTGGAACGTCGGCTACGTGCTGATGGCCGCGCTGAGCCGGCTCGGCGCGGTCCAGAACCCGATCATCCCCATCTACCGCGACCGCGAGGTGGGGTTCATCGTCCGGCAGATCGCGCCGGAGCTGGTGATCACGCCGTCGGAGTTCGGCGGCTTCGACTTCGCCGCGATGATCTCACGACTGACCCAGGGCACTGCGACCCGGCAGATCACCGCCGACCGCACCCTGCCCGAGGGCGACCCGGCCGTGCTCCCGCCGTATCAGGCTCCTGCCGAGCGCGAACTGCGCTGGTACTTCTACAGCTCGGGCACCACGGCCGATCCCAAGGGCGCCCGGCACACCGACGCGGCGATCCTGGCCGCGGCCCGCGGCATGCACACCTGCCTGGCGCTGACCGGCGAGGACATCAACGGGATGGCGTTCCCGCTGACCCACGTCGCCGGCCCGATCTGGCTCGCGTCCTCGCTCATGGCCGGGCTGTCGAACGTCTTGCTGGACCGGTTCGACCCGGCGGCGGCCGTGGAGCTGTTCGGCCGGGAGAAGGTGACGCTCGGCGGTTCGGGGACGCCGTTCCACCTGGCCTATCTCAAAGCCCAGCGGGAGTTCGCAAAGACCCGCCCGGGACAGCGGGCGTTCCCCACCTTCCGGCTGTGCAACGGCGGCGGCGCGCCGCGCCCGGCGACGCTGCACGCCCAGATCCGTGACGAGGTCGGGGGCCTCGGCGTGATAGCGGGCTGGGGTCTGACCGAGGCGCCGATCCTGACCATGTCCACGGTGCACGACCCGCAGTCGGCGCTCGACGACTCCGAGGGGCGCCCGATGCCCGGCGTCGAGCTGCGGGTGGTGACGCTGGACGGCAAGCCCGCCGGCCCCGGCGACGAGGGCGAGCTGCGGGCCAAGGCGCCGCAGCTGATGCTCGGCTATGTGGACGAGGCGCTGAACGCCGACGCCTTCGACGCGGACGGCTACTTCCGCACCGGCGACCTCGGGACCGTGGACGCCGAGGGCTTCGTGCGGATCACCGGACGGCTCAAGGACATCATCATCCGCAAGGGCGAGAACATCTCCGCCAAGGAGATCGAGGACCTGTTGTTCACGCATCCGCGCGTGGCCGAGGCCGCGGTGATCGGGCTGCCGGACGCCGAGCGGGGCGAGCGGGTGTGCGCGGTGGTCGTCGGCCTGGAGGAGACAGGGGACGCCGGGGAGGCGCAGCCGCTGGAGTTCGCGGAGATGGTCGCGTTCCTGAAGCAGGCCGGGCTGACCACCCACAAGCTGCCGGAGCAGCTGGAGATCGTGGACGGGCTGCCGCGGAATCCGACCGGCAAGGTGATCAAGCGGGATCTGGTGGCGCGGTTCCGGGACTAG
- a CDS encoding FAD-dependent oxidoreductase: protein MTRKIVVVGWGLAAHRLVTGLLAADADVDVTVYAGEGGTAHDRSALPGMLTGAAAAALPTPADPRLTVRAGVRAVAVDRMHRLVHGSDQWIQPYDTLVLATGANPVLPPIKGLRTDDGLDLLPGVHSAHTAADFRRLAEAATAATHAVVIGGSTTGLDVAAALRLMRADDPLHVELIDQTPATPEITPTDAYLTLRRTGVIAYQDCRVRALTSGPGGRLEGVTLADGHRLTCDLAVLACGTAPNTALAWTSGLAVARGIVVDDTLRSVSDPHIHALGACAEHRRSLSGRSETVLAQADVLAARLSGLDPHATYRGPGAHAVPSPATVVAEAEALLKATAA from the coding sequence ATGACCAGGAAGATCGTCGTGGTCGGCTGGGGCCTGGCGGCCCACCGCCTCGTCACCGGATTGCTGGCCGCGGACGCCGATGTGGACGTCACCGTCTACGCCGGCGAGGGTGGCACAGCGCACGACCGCTCGGCGCTGCCGGGCATGCTGACCGGTGCCGCCGCGGCCGCCCTGCCGACCCCGGCCGACCCGCGCCTGACCGTGCGGGCAGGCGTCCGGGCCGTGGCCGTGGACCGCATGCACCGGCTCGTCCACGGCTCCGACCAGTGGATCCAGCCGTACGACACCCTGGTCCTGGCCACCGGCGCCAATCCGGTGCTGCCGCCGATCAAGGGCCTGCGGACCGACGACGGCCTGGACCTGCTCCCCGGCGTCCACTCCGCGCACACCGCGGCCGACTTCCGCCGCCTGGCCGAGGCCGCGACCGCCGCCACCCACGCCGTCGTCATAGGCGGCAGCACCACCGGCCTGGACGTGGCCGCGGCGCTGCGCCTGATGCGCGCGGACGACCCGCTGCACGTCGAGCTCATCGACCAGACCCCGGCCACGCCGGAGATCACCCCGACCGACGCCTACCTGACGCTGCGCCGCACCGGGGTCATCGCCTACCAGGACTGCCGGGTCCGGGCCCTGACGTCCGGCCCCGGCGGCCGGCTCGAGGGCGTCACGCTCGCCGACGGCCACCGGCTGACCTGCGACCTGGCGGTCCTGGCCTGCGGCACCGCGCCGAACACCGCCCTGGCCTGGACCTCGGGTCTGGCGGTGGCGCGCGGCATCGTCGTGGACGACACGCTGCGCAGCGTCTCCGACCCGCACATCCACGCCCTCGGTGCCTGCGCCGAGCACCGCCGGAGCCTGTCCGGACGGTCCGAGACGGTGCTGGCCCAGGCCGACGTGCTCGCGGCGCGGCTGTCCGGCCTGGACCCGCACGCCACATACCGCGGGCCCGGCGCGCATGCCGTGCCGTCGCCCGCCACGGTTGTCGCCGAAGCCGAAGCGCTCCTCAAGGCCACGGCGGCGTAA
- the purU gene encoding formyltetrahydrofolate deformylase: protein MAGMAEPKKQQWVLTLSCPDTPGVVHGVANYLLMTGCTILDSQQYGDPDSGLFFMRVSFERVHDAVTLEQLNSSFEAVGATFRMAWRIHDANDLMPVVLMVSKFGHCLNDLLFRASTGALPVRIAAVVSNHRDFEELTGSYGVDFVYLPVAAGDTEAKAEAEAALLEVVESRGVELVVLARYMQVLSDDVCKALEGRIVNIHHSFLPSFKGAKPYHQAHARGVKLIGATAHYVTADLDEGPIIEQEVARVGHGVSPEQLVAVGRDVECQVLARAVKWHAEHRVLLNGNRTVVFA, encoded by the coding sequence ATGGCGGGCATGGCCGAGCCGAAGAAGCAGCAGTGGGTCCTCACCCTGTCGTGTCCGGACACCCCCGGTGTCGTGCACGGCGTCGCGAACTACCTCCTCATGACGGGCTGCACGATTCTGGACAGCCAGCAGTACGGCGACCCGGACTCCGGTCTGTTCTTCATGCGCGTCAGCTTCGAGCGGGTCCACGACGCGGTGACGCTGGAGCAGCTGAACAGCAGCTTCGAGGCGGTCGGGGCGACCTTCCGGATGGCCTGGCGGATCCACGACGCCAACGACCTCATGCCGGTGGTGCTGATGGTCAGCAAGTTCGGGCACTGCCTGAACGACCTGCTGTTCCGGGCCAGCACCGGGGCGCTGCCGGTGCGGATCGCCGCCGTGGTGTCGAACCACCGGGACTTCGAGGAGCTGACCGGCTCCTACGGCGTGGACTTCGTGTACCTGCCGGTCGCCGCCGGCGACACCGAGGCCAAGGCGGAGGCCGAGGCCGCGCTGCTGGAGGTGGTCGAGAGCCGGGGCGTGGAGCTGGTCGTGCTGGCCCGCTACATGCAGGTGCTCAGCGACGACGTGTGCAAGGCGCTGGAGGGCCGGATCGTCAACATCCACCACTCCTTCCTGCCGAGCTTCAAGGGCGCCAAGCCCTACCACCAGGCGCACGCCCGCGGCGTGAAGCTGATCGGGGCCACCGCCCACTACGTCACCGCCGACCTCGACGAGGGCCCGATCATCGAGCAGGAGGTGGCGCGCGTCGGCCACGGCGTCAGCCCCGAGCAGCTGGTCGCGGTCGGCCGCGACGTGGAGTGCCAGGTGCTGGCGCGCGCCGTGAAGTGGCACGCCGAGCATCGGGTGCTGCTGAACGGGAACCGCACGGTCGTCTTCGCATAG
- a CDS encoding SigE family RNA polymerase sigma factor translates to MRKLKSPLVPGGSADAREQFREYAVGAQPHLRRSAYLLCGDWHTAEDLVQTTFGRLFRSWPRVSRADSVDAYARTVLYRAFLDLKQKDRTTVALDDIPEPASPADDAALRLAVRSALDTLPPRARAVVLLRFWEDLTVEQTADALGVSSGTVKSQTSRAIAILRQRLGAAVGELIHD, encoded by the coding sequence GTGAGGAAACTCAAGAGCCCGCTGGTGCCTGGCGGTTCGGCCGATGCCCGCGAACAGTTCCGTGAGTACGCCGTGGGGGCACAGCCCCACTTGCGCCGTAGCGCGTACCTGTTGTGCGGGGACTGGCACACCGCCGAGGACCTCGTGCAGACGACCTTCGGTCGGCTGTTCCGGTCCTGGCCGAGGGTGAGCCGTGCCGACTCCGTCGACGCGTACGCCCGCACGGTGCTGTACCGCGCCTTCCTGGATCTCAAGCAGAAGGACCGCACGACCGTCGCCCTGGACGACATCCCCGAACCGGCCTCCCCGGCCGACGACGCCGCCCTGCGGCTCGCGGTGCGCAGCGCACTCGACACGCTGCCGCCGCGGGCCCGGGCGGTCGTCCTCCTGCGGTTCTGGGAGGACCTGACCGTCGAGCAGACGGCCGACGCGCTCGGGGTCTCCTCCGGGACGGTCAAGAGCCAGACGTCCCGGGCGATCGCCATTCTGCGGCAGCGGCTCGGTGCGGCCGTCGGCGAGCTCATCCACGACTAG
- a CDS encoding TetR/AcrR family transcriptional regulator produces the protein MQSESRSSQPVRPAPRTAPRRRLSVDRRRDELIEAALDLLAKRGPDEVSVDDVAQAAGASRALVYHYFGTKQELYAAALSKAAAELTRRLAQVEPGDTPLQRLDRAVRAFVEFAEAHSAGFVALLGGSAAYGSGGESAALVHSVEDTVYELLVEGLGEPTPVDPLVRMTLKCWVAAAETAVLDWLKHQDLARTEIEQQLIVQLGALLMAIGHEVPV, from the coding sequence GTGCAGTCCGAGTCCCGCAGCTCCCAGCCAGTCCGCCCGGCCCCGCGCACGGCGCCCCGCCGGCGGCTGTCCGTCGACCGCCGCCGCGACGAGCTGATCGAGGCGGCCCTGGACCTGCTCGCCAAGCGCGGCCCCGACGAGGTCTCGGTCGACGACGTGGCCCAGGCCGCCGGCGCCTCGCGTGCGCTGGTCTACCACTACTTCGGCACCAAGCAGGAGCTCTACGCCGCCGCGCTGTCCAAGGCCGCCGCCGAGCTGACGCGGCGCCTGGCGCAGGTCGAGCCGGGCGACACCCCGCTTCAGCGGCTGGACCGCGCGGTCCGGGCGTTCGTGGAGTTCGCCGAGGCGCACTCCGCCGGGTTCGTCGCGCTGCTCGGCGGTTCGGCGGCGTACGGCTCCGGTGGGGAGTCGGCCGCTCTGGTGCACTCCGTGGAGGACACCGTCTACGAACTCCTCGTGGAGGGACTCGGCGAGCCCACGCCGGTGGACCCGCTCGTCCGGATGACGCTCAAGTGCTGGGTCGCCGCCGCCGAGACCGCGGTGCTGGACTGGCTCAAGCACCAGGACCTGGCCCGCACCGAGATCGAGCAGCAGCTGATCGTGCAGCTCGGCGCGCTGCTGATGGCGATCGGGCATGAGGTTCCGGTCTAA
- a CDS encoding M24 family metallopeptidase — protein MSNKTGPTPEALQRHRDAQALAYRCAETVGAGLEAGVTEREVARRMRAFLRENGVEDFFHIPFAWFGERTAFRSLKGPWTPLHFFPTNKRLEEGMSYILDCSPVVDGYVSDIGYAGVLGGPGTNRIFDALMRDLAEYRTVILERIKAGDTLSEVYAAVDVLIAQQGYESRHKVYPGRVIGHQVGRMTQRRNMGRYAFGFGLRTLETLGREIVTEGIKGRSPLWAGGRASRHAPTPGLWAVEPHIGFRDVGVKFEELLVVTEDDAFWLDDDLPHVRRWQEQARTLEGAHS, from the coding sequence GTGTCCAATAAAACCGGCCCCACCCCCGAAGCCCTGCAGCGTCACCGCGACGCCCAGGCGCTGGCCTACCGCTGCGCCGAGACGGTCGGCGCGGGACTGGAGGCCGGCGTCACCGAGCGGGAGGTCGCGCGGCGGATGCGCGCCTTCCTGCGGGAGAACGGCGTCGAGGACTTCTTCCACATCCCCTTCGCCTGGTTCGGGGAGCGCACAGCGTTCCGCTCGCTGAAGGGCCCGTGGACGCCGCTGCACTTCTTCCCGACGAACAAGCGCCTGGAAGAGGGGATGTCGTACATCCTCGACTGCTCCCCGGTGGTCGACGGGTACGTCTCCGACATCGGCTACGCCGGCGTCCTCGGCGGACCCGGCACGAACCGCATCTTCGACGCGCTCATGCGTGACCTCGCGGAGTACCGGACGGTGATCCTGGAACGGATCAAGGCCGGGGACACCCTCTCCGAGGTCTACGCGGCGGTCGACGTTCTCATCGCGCAGCAGGGATACGAGTCCCGGCACAAGGTCTACCCCGGCCGCGTCATCGGCCACCAGGTCGGCCGGATGACGCAGCGCCGAAACATGGGCCGCTACGCGTTCGGCTTCGGCCTGCGGACGCTGGAGACCCTCGGCCGCGAGATCGTCACCGAGGGCATCAAGGGCCGCTCCCCGCTGTGGGCCGGCGGCCGCGCCTCCCGCCACGCGCCCACGCCGGGGCTGTGGGCGGTCGAGCCGCACATCGGATTCCGCGACGTGGGGGTGAAGTTCGAGGAGCTGCTGGTCGTCACCGAGGACGACGCCTTCTGGCTCGACGACGACCTGCCGCACGTCCGGCGGTGGCAGGAGCAGGCCCGGACACTGGAAGGCGCGCACTCATGA